The Lutra lutra chromosome 7, mLutLut1.2, whole genome shotgun sequence genome segment TGTTCCGCGGGGCTCAGGCCTACATGGACCACGTGTGGGAGGAGAGCTGTGCCATCGTTGACCTGCCGGAGTCCCCGAAGCCGGGCCCCACAGAGGCCCTCCGGGCTGCACGGGGGCAGATGCTGATTGGACCAGACGGCCGGCTGACCAGGAGCCAAGCCCAGGCCGCTGAAGCTGGTGAGTGAGGCCGACGGGCGCTTCCCCTGTGTGCTGAGGGGGGCTGTGACGAGTGTGTTGTCCTTCGTTCCTGACACCGTGGGCCTGGGAGCTTCTCCTCCCCCAGACGGGCAAGGGCTGGCCCCAGGGTCTGACGAGCTGCTGAGCGCCAGAGGCTCCTGACGTTAGGAGGCTGTACCCCCCCAGCCACCGTCCGAGCCTGGGGGTTGTGCAGTAGCTTCTGGCTGGGGATCAGGAAAGGAGTAGAAACCCCCTTGGTGTCCTGCCTCCTTTCCACTTGCAGCGAGACATGGGGTCCCAGCCGGGTGCGAACCCTGGACAGGCCGCAGCGTCTTATGCGGCTCAGACCCCCGCCCTTGTTGCTGGAGTCACAGTTACCGCCCGCCCCtaccccgctccccaccccccagggcctggagggaggcCCAGGAAGGCAGGGGCCACACTCGGAGACAAAGGTTTTGGACGCGTGAGACGAAAGCCACGGGAGTTCTCATGCAAGCCAGCGAGGGAGGAGTTGATCCTCCTGGTGCCGAGCACCTAGGTAGCGGGAATGGAAGGAGCGCTCACCCCAGAGCCACGGAAACCGCACTCTAAGGGCTCCTGGGCGCCTGggggctccctggtgagcaagggtCTGTGTGCGGCACCTTCTGGAAGGTTGTCATGAGGACCTGGTGGGAGAGGCGTGTAGGGAGTCGGGTCAGCCCTCCGTCCGCAGCAGGGGAGGCGGCCCCACGGCCTCCAGCACTTGAGATCCCCTGTGGGGCTGACAGGCGGTGTTTCCTCCTCACAGACCTGCCCGGGGCCGCGACCAGAGCCTGCTCCTCCTGTGTGCGCGCGCTGGACGGGACGGCGGTGTGCGGCCAGTGTGAGCGCGCCCTCTGCGGGCGCTGTGTGCGTGCCTGCTGCCGCTGCGGGGCCGTGGCCTGCAGCCTGTGCGCCCTTGTAGAGTAAGTGCCCGACCGCGGGGCGCCCCAGTCACGgtgggggcctgggggtgggagaggggcctgACCGGCATTGCCCCTGGGGGTGCGCTGGGGTACGCTGGGGCCGAGAACCGCCTGGCCTGCAGCTTCTCTGAGGACGGGCTTTCCTCGGGGAGACGCAGGTCGCCCAGACGGCCAGTTCCGCCCTTGCTGGGGTCTCGCCGTGCTTCAGGGGCCGACTTTTCAGGTTTTGACGTTAGGACCCGCTCACGTGGTTTTTCCTGTTCGCCGGCTCGCCGTGGAGGAAGCGGTGGGAgcgggtgtgtgtgcgtgcggtGCGCGCGCTTTCCTACCGCCTCGAGCGGAACCGGAGCGTTCGCCTGGTCTGTTCCGGGAGCGTGTGTCTGTCTCCGCCCGCTGAACCCACACCTGCTTGGGAGGTGCCGGGTACCAGTCCCCCCGCCAGGAGCCACCGTCGGCTGCTGGGTGTGAGACGCGGCCCTCCACGCAGACTCGGAGCTGGCCGTGTAGACCTCAGACTGGCTTGTCTCAGCAGTCTAAAACCAGCCGTGCAAAGCAGAAGCCCCACTCGGGGCGGCCAGCCGGTGGAGCCTGGGAAAGCCGGGCAGCGTGTGCGGCACGAGGCAGGGTGGGCGCCGGGAGCTGGGCTTGGGCGTGTGTGTCGGCTGTTCACACACACAGGACACACTTTCCTTTGCTTCTGCTGGTTCTGCTGGTTCTGCCCCTCCTGTGTCTGTGCAGACTGGAGACGGCTGGGTCCCCAGCGTCCCGAGGCTGTTCATGTGGGGGGCGGGCCCAGGGGGTCCAAGGGGGAAGGAGAGTTGCCTGGAGCCCTCCTCCCGCCCGCCCGTGTGCGGGAACCTTCTTCCTGCCCTGACAGTGTCCTCCTGGTCtttacttctccttttccccAACTGCCTACACAGCTCACCCTGTGACGGGGGGCAGGGGGCGTCCATTTCTCAGACACGACcggccgggctctctgctccgtctTACGGCATGCTGCAGGTCACGAGGCCGACGTGGCAGGTGTGGAAGCCAGCCTTGGCCTGCTGCCGCCGCCCCCACAGGGGTGGGCCCTCGGTCCCTGTGCCGGGAGCCGCAGAAGTGGGTGCTGTGCCGAGGCTCTGCGTTCACAAAGACAGCGGCCAGCGGCACCCCGCCCACAGCTGATCATCCTCCGCAAGCCCCGTGCGGGGGGCCACGGGCTTACCGTCTGCCCCATCAGGTGGTGGGCAGCCCTGCCTTCCTGCTGGCGCATCTCGGACTCGACGGCCTTCCGTGGGTTCTGTAGCAGGCGGCCGGTTTCTTGTCCTGCAGGGTCTCTCCTCACGACTGTCCCCTGTGATTTGCTGGACCACTGCAGCCCAGTAAATCCCCGCGGGACTGGGAGGTTTCTGTGCAGCGCAGGCCACAGGTGGACCACCGGCCGTCTCGGTCTGCCGGGGCCGCTGGGGCCGACACTGCGCACAGGCAGTGTAGACAGCAGCTCTCGTGCTCTGGAGGCAGACGTCCAGGATCAGGCGGCGGCGGTGTTGGCTCCTTCCCAGGCTCTGAGGAAGGCCGCCTGCAGGCCCGGGGTTGTGGGCGCGCCTCGCCATTCTCCCGGTGGCCTCGAGCATGGGGTCGGGGCACATGTGTCTACCGTGGGGCCGCGTCGTAACTGGTTCTGTCTGCGGCTCCCAGCCGTGTCCCCAGATAAGGTCCAGGGACCGGGGGTCAGCACCGCAACATAGCAGTCTGGGGGGCACGAGCGAGCCCCTGAATCACGTTCTCTCTTCCTTGTGCTGCTGCAGCTGCGGGGACGTTCACGAGACGCTGCTGTGTGCCAGCTGCGCCATGTTCGAGGCCTGAGGCCCGGGGCGGATGCCAGCTTTCTGGACGGGCCGCACGGGCACTGCTGCTGCGGAGCGGGGGGCCGGGGCAGGggtctattttctattttgtactGAGAGCAGAGTGAATAAACCCCTTTATATTTGGACCAGAGGCCTCGCTCAGCAGTTCTGGGAATACAGCCTCCAAGGGCGTGTGCCCACCGCCATACAGGCCCTCGGAGCTCTGGGTGAGGTGTGTTCCCACTCTTCCCGATTTTATGGATGGAAAACAGGCGTCCGGAGTCGGGTCCTTGAGCCCCCCAGCCAGTGGTGAGGAGAGAGGATTTGGAGCTGGGTCGTCTGACTCCGGAGTGCAGGACCACTGTGTCAGAGCAGCTCGGGATGTCGGGTGACGTCCCAGACTGTCCCTGAGATGGCGCCACTACCTGCGCCCATCTGGGTGTCCCCTGGGATTTTCAGGGGCGGCTCTGGGTGGCCTGATGGTCCCTGCTCTCCAGGAGTGACGCCCAGCTGGGCAGTGTCCTCACTGTGTTCAGGGCAGTGGGGTGTGTGCGACCTGGAGGGAGGGCTGTTGATGGGAGCCACCGAGAGGTGGCCAGCAAGACAGAAGAGGCGGCCGGGGGAGGTCATACGTGAGCAGGGTGTGGATCTCCCTCGCCTGGCGCGAGGGTCCCCTGCTGTGGACTCAGCGGCCCGCTCATGAGCAAAGAAGTGTCCAGGGAATCCTTAGAAGACAGCAGGGTGGTGGGCTGGAGAGTCGCTCGGATTCGCTACCGTGAGAGGAGCATAAAAACCCCTGAAGTTCAGATGGGGAGGGCCACGCACAGGCAAGGAGGCCGACGCGGGCAGGGCCCCGAGCTCTGGAAACAGCTGTCCGTTGGCCATCCTGGTCACAGGACCTCCTCTTGTCTGGCTTTCTGCAGAGGccctggggcctcctgggtgCCCCTCTGCGGGCCATGAGTCCAACAGGCACAACATCACACCAGTCATTTGGGAAAAGCACATCAAAACCCCGAGGACATAGCACCTCTCACCAATGGCCACCATTAAGGAAACagagccaggggcgcctgggtggctccatggattaaagcctctgccttcatctcaggtcatggtctcagggtcctgggatcgagccccgcatcgggctctgctcagcagggagcctgcttcctcctctctctgcctgcctctctgcctgcttgtgatctctctctccctgtaaaataagtaaaatctttaaaaaaaaaaacaaaaaagcagagcCAGTGTGGGCAGGGGACGCGGAGAAAGCGCTGTCAGTGGGAGTGGAACATggggccactgtggaaaagagtgtgCTGGGTTCCTCAAAAAACGGAAAGGAGAACTGTGGGGTGTCCCTCTAGAGGGTTGTCcctctagtgtgtgtgtgtttacccgAAAGTGAAAGCAGGAACATGAAGAGACGTGTGCCCCACCCCCTGTGGTCACCATGGccggggggtggagggcagactGGCCCATCTGTGCTTGGGGGGCCGGCAATCCAGCCCCGGGGGGAAGGCGGTCCCAACACCTCTAGGGACTGTCAGGAGACGGGgctccatgacctgagccgacacaGGGAACCGATCCTGCCCAGGATGCCCCTCAGGGAATCTGGTCATAGACGACAGTCAGGGCGGGGTGGGCAGTGCTTCACAGGCACAGCTTCAGTTTGGGAAGACGGTGGTGGAGGTGCGGCCTGCACGCCGGTCAAGGTCGGAGCCGGTTAAGTTGCCAGCTCTTGTTTGTGGCTCAGGTCgcagcctcagggtcctgggatccagccccatgtggggcagtTCCCTgttcagctggaagtctgcttctcccccttccccgaCTCATgctgtcctctctctcaaaatctttttttttttttttaggattttacttgacagagacagagggagcacacGCAGGgagcgggaaagggagaagcaggctccccgctgagcagggggcccaatgcggggctcggtcccaggaccccgggatcatgacgcTTAACACCCGAGACACTCAGGCGccttaaatacagtattttttaaaataagaaaaaatttttttaaaggcatgtggttggggcgcctgggtgtctctgtctagtaagtgtctgctttcagctcaggtcatgatcccagagccccgcatcgggctcctgctcagcggggtctgcttctccctctgcccttccccccacccgggctctctctctcagagccacactctctgtcagacaaataaataaaatcttaaaaagtaataaaaataaaaaggcctgTCGTGTCATTCTGCGCAGTCGCATGACAGCCCGTATCTAAAGAAACCGATGCCAGTTGCCTCCTGAGAGCAGAAGTGGTCGCAGCGTGCTTAGGGCCGACGCAGAGCGTGGGGTGGGCGTGCGTCCTGTCCCACGCCGTCCCGAAGCCGCTGGGCTGGGGCCCTCCGCGCGGCCGGCATGGCAGGCCGCTCCTGCCGGGAAGGACCGTGGTGGGAAAGCCGTGGAAGCAGCCGGTAGAGGAGAGAAGACGGATGTTTGAAAAACTCGTTAAATCCAAAACCAGGTgaggaaagacaagaaaaggaacaGATGGGACGGAAGAGCGGCCGGAGGCTGGATAAGCTCGGTCCGTGGCTGGGCGGGAGCAGACCCCGCGCCTCAGTCGAGGCCGCTCCGGCGGAGGCACTCAGCTCGCACCCGCCTCGCCCACGAGTCACCTTAGGTATAAAGACACAACGCCCAAAGCACCGTGAACTCCGTCTCCGAGCCGGCGTCCCCGGCAGGGCAGGCCCGCGGCCCCGAGGTGGTGCGTGCGCACGTGCCACGGGTGCGGGGTGCAGGTGCGGAGCACGGTCCGTCCCGCCGGAAGCCCCTGTGCTGGCGAGAGTGGCCGGGGGGATGTGGGCCGGGAGAGGGCGGTCCGGCTGGGACAGGATAGGCCCCCCGGGAGTTGTCTGAGGTGCCGGTCTCGTTGGCGCTGCCCCCCCCAGAAGCTTGGGGCATTCGCTCATTCCTCAGCTCCCCCCACTGAGATGGGGTTGTGCCGTGTCCAGGCCCCCGACTCCGACCCCTCTCCTGGGACCAAAAGCATCCCCTATCACCTGTGGGGAGGGGCGGGACCGCCAGACCCCGAGTCCAGGCCCCTCCCCGACTTCCACAGCCGCCCGCACAAGCAGCCACTGCTTTTGCTCAGAGTTGGAGGATAACGGAGGGGGTCGCTGTACTTCCCGTGGTggaccttttcttcttttctgcatTAAGCTGTATGTTAAAACGTAATGATCTTAACCATTTCAAGTGTGCAGCCCGATGGCACCAAATGTGTTCCCCAGCGTGTCCCATCGTCTCAGGACTCTACTGTGCGGATCTGCTCTCACCATTAGACACAGCCCGGCCCCGGGCACCGCCTCTGCTTTCCCTGTGCGTCTTACTCCTCCAGGGCCCCCATGTTCGTAGAGCCCTAGTGTCTGTCCTCTTGGGAAGGCCTCTTCCACTCCGCATGGCGTCCTCCACGTCTGCCCGTGTCATCACAGGGGCCGGGAGGGCCGCTTCTGAAGGCCGGCTCCAGTCCTGGGAGTGGATGGGCCGTTTGGCGTGTCCGCTCACCCACGCCGGACACTCGGGTTCCATCCACAGGTTGGCCGCTGTGAACCGTGCTGCAGGGACCACAGGGGATAGATCTCTGCTTTCAGTCCTTTCGGGTACAGACCCAGAAGTGGACTTGCCGGACTCTGGTCCCAGTGTGTGTGGTTTCTTGAGGAACCGCCAGACCATTGGCCTCAGCAGCTGCACCGTTTCACCTTTGCACCGGCTGGTGCGCAGGGCTCGGACCTGATGCCCACGTTTGTGTACGTGACACGAGGACGTCTCTTACCTCCAGAGCACCCATCAGGACGTCATGTCCAGTGCGTGTGTGTGGTCCCAGGAGAGCTGTGCCCTCTTGTGACTGGGGGCTGCTCCGGATGTGTCCCCAACCCGGCACTCCTCACAGGTGCTCCCTCCGGCAGAGGAGGGCAGCCACCCCGCCTGGAACCACCCGGGGGTCTGGAGAGAGAGGGGCCTGCACCCCCACCTGCAGGCCCCATGCCCCAGGACCTGTGAATGGCCGGGACGCCCCGGCCACACCTGCGGGGGCAGTCCACAGGAGCGATGAGGAAGCGAAGGCTCCCAGGCTCCCTCCGCTGTCGTGGGCTGGGCAGCGGGCGCCTGTCTGCTCGGAGCAAGCGACCACCAGGGGGCACTGCCGCCCGTCCCTTGGTCGTCTGGGTCCAGTGGGGCCGCCGCGCTCCCCGCTCCCCGCTCCGCTCCCCGACAGTCCCACGATGCTGTGGGATGCTGCCAGGCCTCTTGGGCTGAGGGGGGTTCCCAGCTAGGCGCGTGGACAGCCAGGGCATCTGCCCGCCCTCCCTCGCTCGCGGGGACAGGCTGAATGGGGCTCCCCCAACCCGCGCGCCAGCCCACACGCTCTTTGACCCGCCGCCCAGCAAAACAAGCCAGAGTTGAAAAGCAGTGTTTACTGAGGAGTCTGGAGGGAAAGTCTCGTGATAGTAAAAATAGTAAAGTCGAACGTAAAAAGCGCCCTGGGCGGCATGGCATCCAGCCTCGAGGCGCGGAGGGTGCGCCGCGGCCCCTCCCAAGGGGCGCTGGGCACACAGCGGGCCAGTGAAGCTGCGCCGAAGGACGGGTGCTACCTGGGGACACCGTCCCAGTGAGAAGCCCCCGAAGGGACCAAAGTGTGGGAGGGGCTTTCTGGTCACTGTGattaaaaaccccaaaatacaagTGAATAGCGTAATACACAGCAACAGACTGCAACCTCATTCCTCTGCCTCCGGGCGAGCCCGGCCTGGCCTGCCCCAGAGAAGGGACCAGGCCCGCGCGCCACAACCAGCTGCTGCTGATGCCCCTGGGCCGGGCCGAGACAGATGGCGGGAGGGATGCAGGGGCCACAGGCAGGGCACCCAGACCCCACCTGCACGTGGCTGCATGAGGTCCTTGACCTTTTCCTACGTGACTCTAGTCGTTCTGAAGGCCAAGGCCATGTCTGGAGACCgggatgaaataaattaaaaaccccGCAGGACGCCTTTCCTCGGAGGCTGGCCGCCTGCCCACAGCATGAAGCATCTTCCCATCCCCGCCAGAGGAGGGGCATGGCTCCTCCCACACGCACCCAGAAATCACACCAAACACACATGGTCCTGCGAGGCTTCCTCCCCGTCCCCTGCAGCCGCCAGGAGCAGGGCAGCCAGCTGGCCTCCCTCAGGCCGTGCCGCTGGCCGAGTAGGAGAACTGTGGGAAGTGGGGCCTCCGCTCGCTGTCCTCACCCTCCATGTTGTCACCTGCGGGCAGGCGGGAGGGACGCTCAGATCCCAGCATGGGGAGCACGGCTACCATGCATCTGGAGAAACCAAGGCAGGCCCCAAGGCTCGCCTGCCTGGGGCCAGGACGGTCCCTCCCGCCCCCATCACCACCAGCCTCGCGCAAGGGACCATCCCAGGCCTCAGAGGGAAGGGAACAGACAAGCTCGGGGGTTGGCCGGGAGGTAACCCCCTCACCCTGGTCGGGCGGCGTGATGGTGATCATCTGCGCCGTGAACTCCTCGTCGAAGTATCTGGTGTCCGTCTCCGACGTGACCTGTGGCTTGAAGGGTGGACTGAGCTGCAGGAAACAAGGGCGGGGGCAGGTTTAGGCTATACTCTGTGGTGCCCCAGGGCctgagccccctgccccccatcgACAGGGAAATGTCTCCAGGCCACACTGAGGCCATGGAACTTGGCTCCACGGGGAGACACACAAGGGACGGTGGCGGCCTGGGACCGTGCAGACATGCCCCTTCCCCAGAGGCAGGCCGGCATCGCAGGGGGCCCCACAGCCCACCAGCTCTGTAGGGCCCCAGGCAGAGATGACAAACCCATGCTCTTTTCTAGCTTTCTTCACTTCTTTCTGGTTCTCTTAGGAGGTTAGGAGATGAAGAGGGATGCCACAGGACAGGGTGGGCGCCCAGCCCCATCCCTAGGGGCCACTCAGAGCCTGCTTTCCTGACCACGGCCACTCAGCCTAGCCACCAGGGGCTCCCACTTTGAGAATTCACGATAAAGGGACAGTCCCATCCCCACCAGGGCCAGTAAGTGGTACTCCCATGCCGTGGCTCAAGGGGGCCATGGCTGCCCTGGGAGGGGACCCCAGTAGCACCCCGATAGTGCTGGGGTACAAGGTGAACTTGATATGCTGGGCCCTCCCTGCCCGACTTCCCATGAGGAGAGAAGACCAGGCCTTTCTATCTGCAGAACGGGGACAGGACAGGTCCTAAGCACAGGACCTGGCTGGTCTCCTTTGCGGCTCAAGGACAGGGACACAGCTGAATCAGGCTGCAGAGGGTGTGCGGGAACTCTGCCGGAGCCGGCGGTGGGAGGAGGGCCCTGCAGGCAAGCGCCGCCCCCCATACTCCAGGGCTGCCCTGCACAAGCTAGCAGCGCCGCTGGTCAGCTGtcgctgggcaggggcagggaagtgGACAagagctgggcagggcaggggcacccCGTCTTGCAGCATGTGGCCGGCAACGGGCCTGCGCAGGGAGAGGACAGAAGCCAGCTGGAAGTCTGCTCGGTGACAGGGTGCCCAGCACACCCCGGTACGGCCCTCCTGAGCCTGCCGGGCTGGTCCTGTTCCACCCTAACCCTGCAGCAGGAGGCCCtgaggccagagggagggagtgggggagcagAGCTGGTGCTCCCACATCCCCACCGGGGCACCCTGTTCAGGGAGTCCATGCGGACACAGCTCCTCCCCGCAGGGCTCCACAGGCAGAGCTCGGGTGCAGAGCCTGGGCCCCAGGGGATGGGTTcggggaggggccgggggcgCCAGGCCCCCACCCACCTTCTTCTCATACACGTCCTGCCACACGACACTAGCGAAGAAACGGTGCTGCATGATCTCCTTGGCGTCCTCCGGGCCCCCTCCAAGCCTGCGGGGACAAGCCAGCTGctgctgcctgcctgcctggctcagcatAGGCCTGCCCCCCACCAGGCTCTAGCGCAGTGCAGGGAcggtgttggggggggggcacagcgCCGGGGCCACGGCCTGCTCCTGGGGCCACAGGGGTAGGGTACTGCAACCCCTCTGGGGGGTGCCGTGGATAGACCATGCCCCCGTGCGTGTAGAACACTGGGGAGGCAGGCACTGCCGGCACGGTGGGGTCTTCCTGAGCAGCTCTGGGAGGCTGCAAGGTCAGGGTCAAGGTGCCTGTCTGGCCCCAGCCAGCCTGGCCGAGGACGGCGCACATCAGCCATCACTGTGGCGTGGAACCAGCCCCACTGTCCCGAGGGGAAACGGGGCTGGGGCTGCGCGGCTCACCTCTGCTTCGGGTCTTTCCGGAGCAGCCCCGACAGCAGGGACTTGGCCTCGGGGCTGAGCGTGCGCGGGAAGCGGAGCTCCTCCATGAGGATGAGCTCGAAGAGCTTCTCGTGGTCCTGGTTGTAGAACGGCAAGCGGCCGCACAGCATCTCGTACATGACCACGCCCAGCCCCCACCAGTCGACCGCCCGGCCGTAGTCGTTGTCCTCCAGCACCTGGGGGCGCAGGGCTGCGGGGTCACAGGCCGCCTGGGGACACGAGGTCCCAGGCCGCCCCGGGGGATGCAGCAGGGGTGTACCTCGGGGGCCAGGTACTCGGGCGTCCCACAGAAGGTCTTCATGGTGGCCCCGTCCTTGATGCCCTCCTTGCACAGGCCGAAGTCGGTGATCTTGATGTGCCCGTCCTTGTCCAGCATGAGGTTCTCCAGCTGAGGGGCGGCCTCCAGCTCAGCACcagcccgccccgccgccgcccgccgccccccgcccccgccgccccccgcccccgccgccccgcccgcccACCTTGAGGTCGCGGTAGACGACGTTCTTCTCCGAGTGCAAGTAGTGCAGGGCGGACACGATCTCGGCGCCGTAGAAGCGGGCCCGGTCCTCGGGGAACACGCGCTCCCGGGACAGGTGGAAGAAGAGCTGCAGGGCGGGGTGTGAGGGCGCACGACCGCGGGACCCCCGCCCCGCGCACGACCCACCGCGGGACCCCGCCCCGCGCACGACCCACCGCGGGACCCCGCCCCGCGCACGACCCACCGCGGGACCCCGCCCCGCGCACGACCCACCGCAGGGACCCCGCCCCGCGCACGACCCACCGCAGGGACCCCGCCCCGCGCACGACCCACCGCGGGACCCCGCCCCGCGCACGACCCACCGCAGGGACCCCGCCCCGCGCACGACCCACCGCAGGGACCCCGCCCCGCGCACGACCCACCGCAGGGaccccccgccccgcgcacgACCCACCGCAGGGaccccccgccccgcgcacgACCCACCGCAGGGaccccccgccccgcgcacgACCCACCG includes the following:
- the SIVA1 gene encoding apoptosis regulatory protein Siva isoform X1; the encoded protein is MPRSTAFEPRLGPSPRPIPRSTAFEPRLRACPRPIPRRAALARGCDVTGRGEARAAERRRCRPAAMPKRGCPFADAAPLQLKVRVGQRELSRGVCAEQHSREIFEKTKQLLFRGAQAYMDHVWEESCAIVDLPESPKPGPTEALRAARGQMLIGPDGRLTRSQAQAAEAARHGVPAGCEPWTGRSVLCGSDPRPCCWSHSYRPPLPRSPPPRAWREAQEGRGHTRRQRFWTRETKATGVLMQASEGGVDPPGAEHLGSGNGRSAHPRATETAL
- the AKT1 gene encoding RAC-alpha serine/threonine-protein kinase, translating into MNDVAIVKEGWLHKRGEYIKTWRPRYFLLKNDGTFIGYKERPQDVEQRESPLNNFSVAQCQLMKTERPRPNTFIIRCLQWTTVIERTFHVETPEEREEWTTAIQTVADGLKRQEEEMMDFRSGSPSDNSGAEEMEVSLAKPKHRVTMNEFEYLKLLGKGTFGKVILVKEKATGRYYAMKILKKEVIVAKDEVAHTLTENRVLQNSRHPFLTALKYSFQTHDRLCFVMEYANGGELFFHLSRERVFPEDRARFYGAEIVSALHYLHSEKNVVYRDLKLENLMLDKDGHIKITDFGLCKEGIKDGATMKTFCGTPEYLAPEVLEDNDYGRAVDWWGLGVVMYEMLCGRLPFYNQDHEKLFELILMEELRFPRTLSPEAKSLLSGLLRKDPKQRLGGGPEDAKEIMQHRFFASVVWQDVYEKKLSPPFKPQVTSETDTRYFDEEFTAQMITITPPDQGDNMEGEDSERRPHFPQFSYSASGTA
- the SIVA1 gene encoding apoptosis regulatory protein Siva isoform X3, with protein sequence MPRSTAFEPRLGPSPRPIPRSTAFEPRLRACPRPIPRRAALARGCDVTGRGEARAAERRRCRPAAMPKRGCPFADAAPLQLKVRVGQRELSRGVCAEQHSREIFEKTKQLLFRGAQAYMDHVWEESCAIVDLPESPKPGPTEALRAARGQMLIGPDGRLTRSQAQAAEAAAGTFTRRCCVPAAPCSRPEARGGCQLSGRAARALLLRSGGPGQGSIFYFVLRAE
- the SIVA1 gene encoding apoptosis regulatory protein Siva isoform X2; this translates as MPRSTAFEPRLGPSPRPIPRSTAFEPRLRACPRPIPRRAALARGCDVTGRGEARAAERRRCRPAAMPKRGCPFADAAPLQLKVRVGQRELSRGVCAEQHSREIFEKTKQLLFRGAQAYMDHVWEESCAIVDLPESPKPGPTEALRAARGQMLIGPDGRLTRSQAQAAEADLPGAATRACSSCVRALDGTAVCGQCERALCGRCVRACCRCGAVACSLCALVDCGDVHETLLCASCAMFEA